A single region of the Solwaraspora sp. WMMD791 genome encodes:
- the gdhA gene encoding NADP-specific glutamate dehydrogenase: MPARDKIETIYGSVVRRNPGESEFHQAVREVLDSIVPALDRHAEYAEAKIIERICEPERQIIFRVPWEDDHGEVHINRGFRVEFNSALGPYKGGLRFHPSVYLGIVKFLGFEQLFKNALTGMPIGGGKGGSDFDPRGRSDREVMRFCQSFMTELYRHIGEHTDVPAGDTGVGAREIGYLFGQYKRITNRYESGVLTGKGLSYGGAQVRREATGYGVVFFAEEMLRTTGDSLDGKRVVVSGSGNVALYAIEKVHQLGGTVVACSDSSGYVHDDKGIDVELLKEIKEVRRERISAYTDVRPHAAFVADRSVWEVPCQVAVPCATQNEISAADAVTLAAGGTTLVVEGANMPTTPQAVRVFAEAGVRFAPGKAANAGGVAASALEMQQNASRDSWTFAHSEDRLREIMRDIHDRCHATAEEYGMPGDYITGANIDGFRRVAEAMLAHGLI, translated from the coding sequence ATGCCGGCACGGGACAAAATCGAGACGATCTACGGCTCGGTCGTGCGACGCAACCCGGGTGAGAGCGAGTTCCACCAGGCCGTCCGCGAAGTCCTGGACAGCATCGTGCCCGCGCTGGACCGCCACGCCGAGTACGCCGAGGCGAAGATCATCGAACGCATCTGCGAGCCCGAACGGCAGATCATCTTCCGGGTGCCATGGGAGGACGACCACGGCGAGGTGCACATCAACCGGGGCTTCCGGGTCGAGTTCAACAGCGCACTCGGCCCGTACAAGGGCGGACTGCGGTTCCACCCGTCGGTGTACCTGGGAATCGTCAAGTTCCTCGGCTTCGAGCAGCTGTTCAAGAACGCCCTGACCGGCATGCCGATCGGCGGCGGCAAGGGCGGATCCGACTTCGACCCCCGAGGCCGATCCGACCGCGAGGTGATGCGGTTCTGCCAGTCGTTCATGACCGAGCTGTACCGGCACATCGGCGAACACACCGACGTGCCGGCCGGTGACACCGGCGTCGGCGCCCGCGAGATCGGCTACCTGTTCGGGCAGTACAAACGAATCACCAACCGGTACGAGTCCGGCGTACTGACCGGCAAGGGGCTCAGCTACGGCGGCGCCCAGGTACGCCGCGAAGCCACCGGGTACGGCGTGGTCTTCTTCGCCGAGGAGATGCTGCGCACCACCGGTGACAGCCTCGACGGCAAACGTGTCGTCGTCTCCGGCTCCGGCAACGTCGCCCTGTACGCCATCGAGAAGGTGCACCAACTCGGCGGGACCGTGGTCGCCTGCTCCGACTCCTCCGGCTACGTCCACGACGACAAGGGCATCGACGTGGAGCTGCTCAAGGAGATCAAGGAGGTCCGCCGGGAGCGGATCAGCGCGTACACCGACGTCCGGCCGCACGCCGCTTTCGTCGCCGACCGCAGCGTCTGGGAGGTGCCCTGCCAGGTCGCCGTCCCTTGCGCGACGCAGAACGAGATCAGCGCCGCCGACGCGGTCACCCTGGCCGCCGGCGGCACCACCCTCGTCGTCGAGGGGGCGAACATGCCGACCACCCCGCAGGCGGTACGGGTCTTCGCCGAGGCCGGCGTACGGTTCGCCCCGGGCAAGGCGGCCAACGCCGGCGGGGTGGCAGCCAGCGCCCTGGAGATGCAGCAGAACGCCAGCCGCGACTCGTGGACGTTCGCCCATTCCGAGGACCGGCTCCGGGAGATCATGCGGGACATCCACGACCGCTGCCACGCGACCGCCGAGGAGTACGGCATGCCGGGCGACTACATCACCGGCGCCAACATCGACGGGTTCCGCCGGGTGGCCGAGGCGATGCTCGCCCACGGCCTGATCTGA
- a CDS encoding PadR family transcriptional regulator, whose protein sequence is MIAAEVDEPADSERQTQLLRGALDMCLLALLAKESAHGYELVRRIEAAGFTGVGYGTIYPLMTRMRRLGLVANETQPSPAGPDRKVYALTAAGHARLRSWRQQWATFVGIVDATLTDAVGDNPRS, encoded by the coding sequence ATGATAGCGGCCGAGGTGGACGAGCCCGCAGACAGCGAACGTCAGACCCAACTGCTGCGCGGCGCGCTTGACATGTGTCTGCTCGCCCTGCTGGCGAAGGAGTCGGCGCACGGCTACGAACTCGTCCGCCGGATCGAAGCCGCCGGATTCACCGGCGTCGGCTACGGCACCATCTACCCGCTGATGACCCGGATGCGCCGCCTCGGCCTGGTCGCCAACGAGACCCAGCCCAGCCCAGCCGGCCCCGACCGCAAGGTCTACGCGCTCACCGCCGCCGGCCACGCACGGCTGCGCAGCTGGCGGCAGCAGTGGGCCACCTTCGTCGGCATCGTCGACGCCACCCTGACCGACGCCGTCGGCGACAACCCGAGGAGCTGA